The nucleotide sequence AGATCTTGAAATTTAAATCAAATACTAAAATTTCGATGGCCAAAACACACGCACAAAGCTCTTTATTTCTGGTCTCAAGTCTGGTTTGATTAGCAGCCTTCTCCACATCAGTACCAACCAACAAGGCAAAGAACAGCAGCTCATCCATTACCTCCACAGTCACCGCAGCTTTCTGCGTCTTCTTCCCAATAAGGTCAACTTGCTCATAAGTGGATTTCATGTATTTCTTGGCCACATCATACACCCAGTGAGGACAAGTAGCAGAAAAAAGCAATGTCTGGGGATTGTCttctgaatcttgaagaaaaaagCCAGCATTAAGTATACAAAAGGAAGAATGATGTAAGACTCCCAAGTGATTGCATGCATTTCTCAGACTAAGAAGGGAGCTTTGGAGCCGTGCTTTCTAAAGGGCTGAGTAAGGCACATGAGTACTAAGTGAGAAGGTAAGATAGCCAGTGGGCTGCTGACTCTCTTGTGGGTACTCAGGCCAGCAGCCTAACTCCTCAGTAAGGGAGTTAGAATATGCCTCAGAGAAGACCTCGTCCAATCCCTTCCTTtccaagatgaggaaaatgaagctctgAGGAAGAAAGTGCCCCCAGAGAGCTGATAGTCCCCATGCCAGGAAGAGCACGGGCACCCACCATTGATGCCTGCATCACCAGTGACAGGGCAGGAAGACCATCCCCCAAATAGCCCAAAGTCATCTCCGGGCTCACAGGAACCCTCCCTTCTTGTTCAGGGAGAGGTGGCCCATTTCAGCCTGACTTGCATAGTCCCTGGCCCTTGTGGACGCCCTCCATCATAGCAGCACCTTCCTTACCTTTCTTATAAGCCACAGTTAAAATTTCTTCCACCTGCTCAGCAAAGCCCATGTCCAACATCTGGTCCACTTCATCCAGCACAACATGCTGCACCTTGGTGAGGTCCAGCCGGCCATTCTGCAGATGGTCTTTGATGCGGCCTGGGGTGCCCACCAAGATGTCAATCCCTCTCCGAATGAGATCGACTGCCAAGTAACCACAGGAGGGAGGTGTTACGGGTGCTCCTTCTGCCTCTATCCCTTCCCCAGGGCCAGAGGAGCCCGGGTTGGCTCAAGAGTCTTCACCCTAGCCCTTTTGGCTATACTCACTCTGGCCATTATAGGGCGTTCCGCCATAGAAACAAGCCACTGTCAACTTCTTGGTGATGTCACTGAAGTCTTTGCTGACTTGGATTGACAGTTCCCTTGTAGGGGCGAGGACCAGGATCTAGTGAGAGAGGTCAAGTCTGAGGCCAACTGCGACAACTGGGTCCAGAAACCAGACCCAACAGGACTCAATGACCCAAATGGCTCCCTCCCTCTCAAGGCAGTAAGGCCTAGAACCCCAGGAACCATGAACTCTAGGAGATGAGGCTTGAgcaggggaagaaagggaatgagCACCGAGTAAATGTCTCCACTGTGCTGGGCACTCTGTatggcactttacaaatattctcttctgtggccctcacaacaaccctgggaggtaaatgttagaattatctccactttacagatgaagaacctgacgtaaacagaagttaagtgactgtcttagggtcacaaagcaaggaagtgtctgagtttggatGAGAACTCGGTCTGCCTAACTCCAGGGCAAGAGCTGCTCCACGAAGCTACTAAGAAACCAGTGCAATGATTAAAGGGCAAGAATTCTGGATGTCAGGACTCTCTTGGAGCTCTAGATTTGACTTCCTGAACACTTGCCGCTTTCAAACCCTCTCCTTTGGTCCTTCTagtcatgttttttctctctgaaTCTGTCGGCCCCAGGTCCTTGAAGCAAAGAACCAGCTACAGCTGAGAGGACCCAGTAAATCCGTCTCCTCTGGAGTCACTCTGAGGGCGCAGGCTCTCCCTACACCTCAGGGTATTCCAGACTGGTTCATGCCTGGCATCCTCATCCAGGAGTTGCCCTTCTCTAACAACCCTCctcacattcctttcttttttgagggCATTTTTGAGAGGGTCCCCACCAGCAACAACTGAAAACCCACTCAGAAGAAGGGTCTGGCCAGAAAGCAAGCTGCTGTGGGCTGCTGTGCTACCTTTGGTGCACGGCCTCTTGCTCGGGGCTGAGTGTCTCCCTGAAGTTTTTCAATTAAGGGGATGGCAAAAGAGAATGTCTTCCCTGTTCCTGTCCGGGCTTGAGCGATTAAGTCCTTTCCACTGGACACATGATGAAATGTTTTTGCTTGTATAGGAAACAGGTAGGTCACTCCTCGGGCTAGGAAAGAATACAATTATTTTTTAGTGACAATGTGACACCACAACCTGGCTGGGCCTGGAGCCTTGAGGTCCTCCATTAGCACACCACCACTGTGTTAAACTGCAATCTTGcatgttctttctttcaaaatcatTATAACCCACAACTAAACCTGCCCTGGAACAATTGGGGCAGCCCAGGGGTGGTACAAATGAGCACTGACATGAAGGCTGGACTCAAGGGCACAGGCCCTGACTCAGCactcctccatccctccctccctccggtTCCCCTCAGGATCCTGCTGGCCTGAGCAATTCTCtcagccttttcttctttcatgtcGAGTGAGTGCGTACTCTGCTCTGGTCCCTCCCAAGGTTTCCAAGGGATTGGAATATTGCCATAAAAATCTGGGACCAGAGAGCCTGTTTCCTTTGTAAAAAAGGCCAGCACAGGGCAGAGTTCCAGAAGTGAAAGGAaagcccttctttcttcctttactgCATCCACTCCTaggttttctgttcccttttcAGTGTTGACTCCCATTAGCCCATCTGCTCCTGAGGAAACTCATTCTTTGTGTACTCTGATGACTTTGCAACTCTACTATCAACAAATGCCCTTAACCTGTTTCTCCCTTTACTCCCAATTTTCTGGTGCCTGAAGGAGTTCACAGCTGTTTCTAGGAGGGTCCTAGATCTCGGGTTGCAAGGCATCTAAGAGGACATCTAGTCTAAGCTCTCATTGTATAGGTTAGGAGAACTGAAACCTGGGGAGGTGAAGAGAAGGGGCTGCAGTAATTTTGCACCTCAAGTATATCATGCATTTTCTACTACCGatgaaaaattatcaataaattcTTAAGTCCTTAATTAGAAGACCtagaattttaaggaaaattaccCTGCCCCAATTCTTACTACAGCACCTCAAAAGAGAGATCATCTCATCAATAAAAACAATCTCTTTCTCaacatgatacaaaaaaagtggCTAATCAGTTTAACTTTTTTAGCTAATAAAATTACCTTTGAGGAGTTGAATCGTTTCTTCAGAGATGGGGAAATTAGAGAAAGCACCTTCTTTCTGCTCTGCAGATAACTCctatttaagagagagagagagagagagagagagagagagagcactttagaagcagaataaataaaattagtagCTTCCTATATCAGTATCATAATCCTTTCCTAAAAAACAAAGCTTAAGGAAGGAATTCCTTTAAAACAGATTTCCTACTATATCTCAACTAATGTAAAAAGCAGAAGGAGCAATCATCATCTCAGatgaagcaaaagtaaaaatccatctaatcaaaagagataagtaaggaaattacatcttgataaaaggtcatagacaatgaaacaacttcaatattaaacatattgcATCCAGATTCCAAAAGAAGTTACATGAGTTACtagaggaaatagtaaaataatattagtgggagacctgaaccttcccctctcagaactaaataaattccaccaaaaaataaaaaaggaaaaagttagggaggtaaataaaactttagaaaagtttgatatgacagacctctggagaaaactgagtgggaatagaaaggaatacgctttttctcagcagtaaatagcaccttcacaaaaaaagactatataatagggcataaaaatctCACACTCAAATGcagaattaaataaatacttttcagaccataatacaattttaaaaaatcacattcaaTAAAGGGCAGCAGAAagtctaattaatttttaattaatagaacactaaataatcttatcctaaagaacaaataggtcaaagaacaaatcatagaaacaatcaacaagttcattaaagaaaatgacaataaagaaaCACAATACTAAAAtgtatgggatgcagccaaagctaTGCTTGAGAGAAATttctaaatgcttaataaataaaatagagaaagaacagatcaatgatttgggcatgcaactaaaggCAAGTTTTCATTAGGTTTTACTTTATGGTCTAAAGGGTAAGAACTTGTGCaacctctttaaaaaaagaaaaaacaggtaTTTCTACAGCATAACACACACATATCagaaataagctccttgaggatatgGACCCTTTtgtttctgtatccccagtgcctacctAGTACACAGTAAATATCTGTTGGTTAATTTAATACAAAAGATGTACTAAGGCCCTCCCAAACATTAATATCAAAGAACAATCTTACTCAAATGAGAAACTATTATGGACTATTTAAAACCAAACATAGGCATAAATACACTTTAAAGATTGTTATTTAGAAAGCCCTATGTCAATTTACCTTTAATGTGAGAAACAGAACAGactaaaaaataaagtactacaaaatttttatgaaatttgGACTTTGAAAACTCCTACaaggttgttaaaaaaaaagggggggggggggcagaattAGTTTCCAGAAGACAAGTGTTTGATTATTTTTGGTCAACTCAAGCCAAAATTATCAATCAATCAAGGAACATCTATGCATTATTTCTGTATGCCAGGCAGTAGGGATACAAAGACTTAAGTGATGGtctttgacctcaaggagtttacattttatctagGGAGATagtctcacacacacaaacacacaaggTAACTTGGGGAGAAAGGTTCAGGGAGGGGGCTTATGAAGATCAGAAGCAGAGGTGAGGATAGCCCTGTAAGCATGGGAGGGCAGGTTGAGCCAAAGCACCCAGAAAGAGGACACAATGTAGATGAGGTACCTCAGCAGGCTAGTCTGGCTAGGCTGAAGAGCACAGAAAAGGGAATCATGTACAATAAGGTCTTTCCTAGTTCTACAATTATGAGAAGACAGACTGAGGCCTAGCTGGGAAAAGCTTTGTCATTAGAACTCTCACTTGGATCCGAGAAACAGTAACAAGCCATTAGAGTGACCCGAGCACATGACCCAAACCACAAACTCCAAGAACTCCCAACAGAAGCTGTCTCAAAAACCAATGTCCGGCACCCTGTTTTCCATGTATGCTTCCTGCAGTCAGAtccaacaaaatataaaaagattaCTGGATCTGACCCAAACACAAGCCTATGAAGTCACCTAAAAACCCAATCAAATCTTAACAACCAACTGAAGCAAGTATAGGGAAGGGTCCTAACATAACTTGTTGTGTCATTGGCCCCACTGGGCACCTGGTGAAACCAATGAACTCCACAAAATGTTCTGTATATAATTAAAGGAAACACCAATTTCAATTAAGATTACTGAAAACAAAGATATTGAGTATTTTCCCACCCAAGTTCATGGATTCAAGATCAAGAACCCCAGGTCCATGCCAATTAAGGCTGGACTAGAGTAGAGTTAAGGGGGTGAGGAGGAACCATGAACCAGACTAAGGGATTAATTCTCTATGTCTAAATTCAAAACCCCCAAATGCCTGGAAACTTAGTAAATCTATGTCATGTCCAGTCTAAACATACCTCAGTGTCTTCAGCTTTAgaatctttctcattttccttctttttgtcttttttgggtTTCTCCAACTCTTggtcttcatcttcatcatcatcatcatcatcatcatcatcatcatcctcatcctcatcctcatcctcttcttcttctttgactTGTTCTGTTAGTCCAGCTGGCAACTGGGATTTTAATCCTTTAGAACTAAGGGTGTGGCTTTCTAATCCTTTAGGAAGATGATTTTCCTGAATGCACACATAGTAAGCATATAAATTAACACAATCTTAAAGCAGAAACCAAAAACATGTACCTGAACAACAATACAACAGTATTTGgattagttaaaaaaaagacactttCATAGTGAAATgtcacaaaatataaataaactcaTATTAGCTAAGACTTCTTACCAATTTTTTCCCTCTGGTACTCTACTTTTTAAAGCATAAACAGCattatacataaaattaaaaaaaaaacacacaactctTCAGTCCCTTCTCTTATAGTCCACAAGAACAGCTGCTGGTTACACCAATGTGGAACTTAGGGATGTCAGTGTAGCCAGAAGGGCTTTTCTAGCCCACCAAATCCTTGCAATCATCCCTCCCCCGCACCCCAAACCTCTGGCTTCACAAAGTCAGTGGCTGAACATTCCATTCTGAGCCATCAACACTCCAATTTCAGGGCACAATCTCCCaatccaggaatcaacaattttcagggatttttttctctctgtgatGATCAATACTTGTGGATGTTACCTTTAGcaagtcttttctcttctctgagcctgttcatctataaaatgaagaggttggacccAATGGCCACTACATAacctcttccagctttaaatctgtaGGGAGACTATGATTCTACAGCCAAATTCTCCTTCCACTGGTATCCTTCACCACTTTCTAAATCAAGCCTTTCCTGACTCCATTAATTGCTCatactctctctccttccctccccttgtATTTTTCTGTATGTTTCATTTTGGGCTGTAGCAATATATACCACAACCTGAACCAGAATGAAGTGTCTTGGACTCCACGGCCTCTACCTGGCTCAGACCACATCTAGAATAGAAATCTATTAACTGGAaccaatgatttaaaaaacaaaccaaccacaAGTCACTCTCCTGCCACCTTACCTGCTCCTCCTCACTGTGACTTTCTTCACTGGACTCCTCAGAATCAGATGCCTGTTTGGAGTGGGACAATCCGTTACTTACTTTCACCTTCTCCAGTTTTGGTGTTTTCTCTCCAGTGTCTccatttacttctctttccttcttcttggcTTTCTTGGGCTTCAGGGGGCTTTCAATTTCAGAAGGCTCctctttctttttggtctttttgGCCTTAGAGCAGACCTCATCTGTAGAAGCGCCCCCTCTCTCTTTCAGGCTTTTGGGCTCATCCACAGACCCTTCCTCACTCTTTTTGGCCTTTTTTGGTTTAGGGGAAAAGTCTTCCTCATCCTCTGGGAGTTGTTCTTTCTTCTTGGCCTTTTTAGGCTTTGGAGAAATGACTTCTTCCCCCTTTTTCACCTTTTTGGGCTTAGGTGAGTCAAGCTCCTCAGTCTCTACCTGGggctccttttccagtttatcattttttgatttctcttttttatctttctgcaAAATTCAAAGATAAATACATAAGAGACCCATATTAAGACCAAAATCAACTTATTAAATGAGAAAACTTTTCACTCCTTTATTCACAATTACTAAAAGAAACATTAACTGCACCTGGCCATCTCCTTATTTTTTCCAACTACTCTAGGAATTCTAAGTCATAGGATTCTAGATCTAAAACTGCAGGAAAGGTCAGAGGCCAGCTAGATCCACCTTAAGAGAAGTTTAAGTCCCTCTGCCAAGGTTACAGAATCTTAACTCCAGTTTCAGTGACATCCCTACTGGACCACACTGCCCTCCCTTCTTTTGGTAAATTCTTACTAAATCTAAGCACTGCTACAACCTCCTTCTAGTTATACATTTTTCTGAGGGGGAATAGAGAAAAAAGTGGGTGAGAGGTCATTTAACTATTCATTACCATCATTCTGGGAGAGTGCTAGAAATTTAAAAACTCACCAACTCCACTTTTCTACTACTTGGGAGCTATTTAGAGATTACATTTCAATTCTCCACTCTTTCACTGACCCaattagtagaaataatcaagagcTGCAAGGAAAGTGAGTTTGTCCCAGGGATGTTTTAGCTAATGGGTGATGATGCCTCAGGAGATAATGCCCTGGCTGCTCAAAGACATACCTCAAACCAGAGTTTGGTAGGAGGAAAAGTCACTGACACTGGTAACTAATCTTGACAAGAGACTATGACAACTGAACGCCATAACAGTTTTCTACCAAAAGAGGCATATCTAGCTCCTAACCTACTTTACCTGGATACCTGAAggataaacacacacaaaaaatgctTTTTATCAGTCACTAGAGAATTAAGTTATTAGTAATGAAACTTTCCCAATCCTCTCCAATTCATAAACATATGCAAACAAACGTAGACCAAAAACTGGTCCTAAATGTCTTATCATGGATGTGAATCTTTCTTCAACATACTCTACTCCCACCTTATGCTACCATTTTAGCCCTTGTCAGGGTTGCTGAAACAATCTTCCTTTGATAGCCAACAGGAGTCCTAATCAAAAGAGTCTAGATACTAGAAACATTTCAAAGGTATGTTATTTCCCCAAAGCTACAATTCTAGGGGAAGACCTGTaggatcatttataaaataaacctGATCTCTGAGAACATCCCCACATCAAAAAAGATCCCTGTCACTGTTTAAGTGGATAAACATGACCAGAACCTACAGTGATGTTCTCACTTAACTCGCCTTCTAGGGAAAATCCAGCTGTTCCCAAACAGGCTCCCCTTTTTATCTGCGGTCTTCCTGACCACAATTAGGCTCCTGGTAAGTTTTACTGTACTTGTATGGCCAGCACACAGGACAATGCCTGGGGCATAAGCAGCCCAATCTGTGGAGAACTGGGACTGTTCTTGCTTTATCCTTGTCTCCTGGGCTGCTAGCACAGTTAAGCATATGACAAGCGACTGATAAATGGTTCCCTATATCCTTTCCCCCCAACGTATCTCCAACACAGTGCCTGGCGTACGAGTTCTTCATCAATGCTCCCGGCAACAGACAGGTGGGCGGGGACGGACCCGGCTCGCCCCCAACCCTTCCCCCAGGTCTGGGACGCCCGCCCATTGGCCAGCGGCTCCGAGCCGGTAGGATGACGTAGGGTATCTCCCAGAGCCGCGGGAGCACGTGTTGGTACAGCGGGGTGCCAGGACCAGGGCCGGGATGGGGGCCGTGGGATGGGGGGGTCGGGTTAGAAGGGATGGGTCCGTGCCCCGCCGAGCTGGCCGGGAGGGGTCGAGTTTTTAACAGCACCTGCACCAGCACCactggcagcagcagcagcaggaggagcaCCGGCACCGGCACCGGCACCACCACCCGGGTGCTATACACACTTTAATTCGCTCGGGGGAAGTGGAGTTTGGCACTCACCCCAAGCCTCGAAGGCCCGATCAGGCTCCCCGTGCCCTTTTCCCTTGGGTAACGCGACCCAGAGTCCGCCCGTGGCCCCGCGATCTGGGACGTGGGGCTCTTCGCCTCTCAGGATCCCAGTTTCCTCACATGAAAGGCGCGGTTGGGGAGGGGGTGTCAAAGGTCCCCTCCAGCCCTAGGCCTGGGTCGCTAGgggcaaactgaggctcagaggagccAGGAGCCCAACCTGGGATCCACGTGGAGCTAGCGCCAGGCGGCCGCCCAAACCCTCCAGCCCTCACCTTATGCTTATGTTTCCGCGTCTGCTCCGCCGCCTCCATGACCGCCTCTGATTCGACCTCGGCTTCTGAGAGAAGCTTCCCCGGCATAGTAGTTCGGCAGCAAGCGCGCTCCGTAACCGACAGCCTCGTGGAAAGGAAGCAGACGGTGGGCAACGTCACCTCCGCCGAGGACGGAAGCAGGAAGCCGCCCGGCGCTGCAGGCACCCACGTGGAAGTGCTGGGCTGGGCCAAAGGACCAAAGGAGGAACCGAGATGGGCGCTCGCGCATGCGTTCTGCGGCTTGCCGCTACACTTTACCCTCTCAGTCAGAGGACCCGCGCTGTCAGCATCCCTGAGGGCCAATAGGCGCTAAAAATGTGTTACCAGAATAGAAAACATTGTGCAAACCTGACAATCTTAAATGAATGGGAATGTTTTTCTGGCCGGAGGTCCGTAGAGATCTGCTCCGCAGTCTGTCTCCGTAGAAGCTGaggaggcttccgggttaagatagcggcagagtaaaaagcagctgcggGACCTcccctaacccacacatacaggactcctcaaggggacataaaaacaaatccagactaacaaagggaccccacaacggGCAGAAGCATTGAAGGTAAGTGGAATTGGGGCATGTCCATGCtataaggagtgaaacagctctcactaaaactcgagctgagcaacccctccccccaccccacccccaccccacctacagtgccaaagcctgCGCACaagagagcaagtttggggcacccattaagtcattggcagctacctggggtcatcagggcctgctcctgagagcagcaagactctTGGGTGGGGACTCTAATGGGAaataaccagggaagttaactaaatattatctgtgggttcCCAGTGGagtgtgagggtgacaggaatgacagaagcaggagggaccaaacaaggtagggagactgggttttaATTGCTAAGGGAATGACTTTTGaaagaaatggcagttaggcccttaacagtcactcagccccacCTAgtcaagggcctatggaaccagcaggcaaaaggcaaaagttcATAACAGTTTAGTTGAGGGAAACAATAGTAGaggatgggaataagggtttctacactttcaaactaagggcaaaccacagggacaggggagggacttatctacactaaactaagacctaaaccaggcagggcccagagaatagcaggtctggagtgggaatcctcacagtagagtgcAGAGATGTaatcaggatgccaggaaccaactcctccagaactgatgatctaaagcagcccagtagggagaggaagtctgcaagctgtccaccagatcgcaggtcacttccctactcagtgctgccTTGCAGGGTTGGTGTCTTCTGCTGTCAACTtccaccactctccaagatcccagggaatcagggtgcaactccactagctctgaggtctcccagggtcaatTGCCatttgtcccaaccaccatggagtacttctcagagagagagcaagccacttcctgcttccccattccatgtggaattctccagcccttcctgctaagtctcctacataataactaaataatgaccttcctcacaacaggacccagtgcagaggggtgcacaactgtggaagcagtgccctaaAACTGTTAagggagctttgggcagaggaacaagtaaggggaccaccaggaggcttgactcggagaacaactagacctgagaccgcaggagcctaaagagtgcaaacagaccctgggcgtgaggataaagctgagagggcacgcagctccaatggcaagccatccacaagaaccccaaaagagaaagctcaacaagaagaaatctttaacactcgacaacttttacacagagaaaatccagacaacagagcaaacaacagaggagaacaaacaaataatcatatccaaaccttcccaaaacaatgaaaactggtcacaagctattgaagagttcaaatctgaggtgatgagaaagatggaagagatttggcaagagaagtgggaaatagctcaaaaggaaattaacaggttagaagacagaaactcccaattggagaaagatgcccaaaaatcaaacgaaatggtaagcaaattggaaaccaaaatctggcaagaaaataacagtttaaaaggcagaatttcacaattggaaagtgaggcaagtaaattgaagaccagaaaggaccagattgaaaagaaaaaccaaaagattatagccaaaaaccaaaagattatagccgaaaaccagtctctaaaggctagaattgggcaattagaaaaagatacacccaaatcaaaagaactgataagcaaatcagagaccaaaatcaaacagctggaaaacaggacagaccaaatcgaaaaggaaaatggaggggcagctgggtagctcagtggagtgagagtcaggcctagagacaggaggtcctaggttcaaacccggcctcagccacttcccagctgtgtgaccctgggcaagtcacttgacccccattgcccacccttaccaatcttccacctatgagacaatacaccgaagtacaagggtttaaaaaaaaaaaaaaaaaaggaaaatggatagaAGCTGAGGAATTGAAAATGAAGAGGAGGGTGGAGTGAGGGAGGGGTACAAGAGGGTACGCGCTCAGCACCCTAGATTGGGAAGATCTAGAGTCTCCAGTGAGACTTTTTtagcctactgtcccctttccagaaaaaatattacttagccccctggaaattaattttttttaaattttaatagcaatggatagaaaagttaaatacacttgtggccatcaccgccatctt is from Gracilinanus agilis isolate LMUSP501 chromosome 2, AgileGrace, whole genome shotgun sequence and encodes:
- the DDX21 gene encoding nucleolar RNA helicase 2 isoform X2 — encoded protein: MPGKLLSEAEVESEAVMEAAEQTRKHKHKKDKKEKSKNDKLEKEPQVETEELDSPKPKKVKKGEEVISPKPKKAKKKEQLPEDEEDFSPKPKKAKKSEEGSVDEPKSLKERGGASTDEVCSKAKKTKKKEEPSEIESPLKPKKAKKKEREVNGDTGEKTPKLEKVKENHLPKGLESHTLSSKGLKSQLPAGLTEQVKEEEEDEDEDEDDDDDDDDDDDEDEDQELEKPKKDKKKENEKDSKAEDTEELSAEQKEGAFSNFPISEETIQLLKARGVTYLFPIQAKTFHHVSSGKDLIAQARTGTGKTFSFAIPLIEKLQGDTQPRARGRAPKILVLAPTRELSIQVSKDFSDITKKLTVACFYGGTPYNGQIDLIRRGIDILVGTPGRIKDHLQNGRLDLTKVQHVVLDEVDQMLDMGFAEQVEEILTVAYKKDSEDNPQTLLFSATCPHWVYDVAKKYMKSTYEQVDLIGKKTQKAAVTVEHLAINCHWSQRAAVIGDVIQVYSGSHGRTIIFCETKKEAQELSLNESIKQDAQSLHGDIPQKQREITLQGFRNGKFGVLVATNVAARGLDIPEVDLVIQSSPPKDVESYIHRSGRTGRAGRTGICICFYQKKEQHQLAQVERQAGITFKRVGVPSASEIIKASSKDAIRFLDSVPPAAINNFRQTAQKLIDEKGAVEALAAALAHISGATTVEQRSLINSDVGFVTMVLQCSIEMHNIGYAWRGLKEQLGEEIDDKVTRMTFLKGKTGVCFDVPAAEVKSFQDHWQDSRRWQLSVATERPELEQQPDEGRGFSNFRSGGGRGGRGGGRGGGGRGGRSGGFGGFNRNDKFQNRGQKRSFQRAFSHR
- the DDX21 gene encoding nucleolar RNA helicase 2 isoform X1 produces the protein MPGKLLSEAEVESEAVMEAAEQTRKHKHKKDKKEKSKNDKLEKEPQVETEELDSPKPKKVKKGEEVISPKPKKAKKKEQLPEDEEDFSPKPKKAKKSEEGSVDEPKSLKERGGASTDEVCSKAKKTKKKEEPSEIESPLKPKKAKKKEREVNGDTGEKTPKLEKVKVSNGLSHSKQASDSEESSEESHSEEEQENHLPKGLESHTLSSKGLKSQLPAGLTEQVKEEEEDEDEDEDDDDDDDDDDDEDEDQELEKPKKDKKKENEKDSKAEDTEELSAEQKEGAFSNFPISEETIQLLKARGVTYLFPIQAKTFHHVSSGKDLIAQARTGTGKTFSFAIPLIEKLQGDTQPRARGRAPKILVLAPTRELSIQVSKDFSDITKKLTVACFYGGTPYNGQIDLIRRGIDILVGTPGRIKDHLQNGRLDLTKVQHVVLDEVDQMLDMGFAEQVEEILTVAYKKDSEDNPQTLLFSATCPHWVYDVAKKYMKSTYEQVDLIGKKTQKAAVTVEHLAINCHWSQRAAVIGDVIQVYSGSHGRTIIFCETKKEAQELSLNESIKQDAQSLHGDIPQKQREITLQGFRNGKFGVLVATNVAARGLDIPEVDLVIQSSPPKDVESYIHRSGRTGRAGRTGICICFYQKKEQHQLAQVERQAGITFKRVGVPSASEIIKASSKDAIRFLDSVPPAAINNFRQTAQKLIDEKGAVEALAAALAHISGATTVEQRSLINSDVGFVTMVLQCSIEMHNIGYAWRGLKEQLGEEIDDKVTRMTFLKGKTGVCFDVPAAEVKSFQDHWQDSRRWQLSVATERPELEQQPDEGRGFSNFRSGGGRGGRGGGRGGGGRGGRSGGFGGFNRNDKFQNRGQKRSFQRAFSHR